A single window of Vigna unguiculata cultivar IT97K-499-35 chromosome 1, ASM411807v1, whole genome shotgun sequence DNA harbors:
- the LOC114180279 gene encoding uncharacterized protein LOC114180279, which translates to MIPVDNGILNPKDEIEECSGSKVKDCVSIDISTTQETFLSSEDSQRKLQGTLSSSVPKRTNFLKFGSASAKFKRLAIERDKISLSVPSPRSKGLRARFRGMLALKLDGGSVKKMCVEWIRSPVNMALFVWITCVAISGAILFLVMTGMLNRVLPRKSQRNAWFEINNQILNALFTLMCLYQHPKRFYHLILLIRWRPNDISRLRYFYCKNGTYKPHEWTHMMVVVILLHVNCFAQYALCGLNLGYERSERPAIGVGICISFAIAAPAVAGLYTILSPLGKDYDSDTDEEVQVQISGSQRQQHLREKPCEKKYSFACKDQQRVVENRPEWSGGILDIWNDISLAYLSLFCTFCVFGWNMERHGFGNMYVHIATFMLFCMAPFWIFILASVNIDDDSVRQGLGGVGIVLCFLGLLYGGFWRIQMRKRFNLPAYDFCFGKPSASDCTLWLCCSWCSLAQEARTGNNYDLVIDKSYGKQNDETCNEPSISALAREDVVSTKSGTSSVGGNSSPCMMKTNVLN; encoded by the coding sequence ATGATACCCGTTGATAACGGGATTCTGAATCCCAAAGATGAAATTGAGGAATGTAGTGGCAGTAAAGTGAAGGACTGTGTTTCTATAGATATTTCAACAACTCAAGAAACATTTCTGAGCAGTGAAGATTCCCAGAGAAAGCTTCAAGGCACTTTAAGTTCTTCTGTTCCTAAAAggacaaattttcttaaatttggtTCGGCATCTGCCAAATTCAAGAGGCTTGCTATTGAGAGAGACAAGATTTCACTATCTGTGCCTTCTCCTCGTTCAAAGGGCCTAAGAGCACGTTTCAGAGGAATGCTTGCTCTGAAACTTGATGGGGGTTCGGTGAAGAAGATGTGCGTGGAGTGGATTAGAAGTCCAGTGAACATGGCCCTTTTTgtgtggatcacatgtgttgctATTTCTGGTGCAATTCTGTTCCTGGTCATGACAGGCATGTTGAATCGTGTGCTTCCGAGGAAGTCTCAGAGAAATGCATGGTTTGAAATAAATAACCAAATACTCAATGCATTGTTTACACTCATGTGCTTGTATCAACACCCTAAGAGGTTCTACCACCTTATTCTTCTGATCAGATGGAGACCAAATGACATCTCTAGACTTAGATATTTTTACTGCAAGAATGGTACTTACAAGCCCCACGAGTGGACACATATGATGGTAGTGGTTATTCTCCTTCATGTTAATTGTTTTGCTCAATATGCACTTTGTGGTCTAAACTTGGGGTATGAAAGGTCTGAGAGACCCGCCATTGGAGTTGGAATATGTATCTCTTTTGCAATTGCTGCTCCTGCAGTTGCTGGTTTGTACACCATTCTTAGTCCACTCGGGAAGGACTATGACAGTGACACGGATGAAGAAGTACAGGTTCAAATTAGTGGCTCTCAGAGGCAACAGCATCTGAGAGAGAAACCATGTGAGAAGAAATATTCATTTGCATGCAAAGATCAACAAAGGGTTGTTGAAAATAGACCAGAGTGGAGTGGAGGAATACTTGACATATGGAACGATATTTCCTTAGCATATCTCTCACTTTTCTGCACCTTTTGTGTCTTTGGGTGGAATATGGAGAGACATGGCTTTGGAAACATGTATGTCCATATTGCCACTTTTATGCTATTTTGCATGGCACCTTTCTGGATTTTCATTTTGGCTTCTGTTAACATAGATGATGACAGTGTTAGGCAGGGTCTGGGAGGTGTTGGAATCGTTCTTTGTTTTCTTGGTTTACTATATGGTGGATTTTGGAGGATCCAAATGAGAAAGAGGTTCAACTTACCTGCCTATGACTTCTGTTTTGGCAAACCTTCGGCTTCTGATTGCACACTTTGGCTATGCTGTTCTTGGTGCTCTCTTGCTCAAGAAGCAAGAACAGGAAATAACTACGATCTTGTAATCGACAAGTCCTATGGTAAACAAAATGATGAAACTTGCAACGAACCTTCGATCTCAGCTTTGGCTAGGGAAGATGTAGTATCAACCAAATCTGGCACAAGTTCTGTGGGTGGCAACTCTTCACCTTGTATGATGAAAACCAATGTCTTAAATTAG